In Alosa sapidissima isolate fAloSap1 chromosome 11, fAloSap1.pri, whole genome shotgun sequence, a single window of DNA contains:
- the LOC121723806 gene encoding cholesteryl ester transfer protein encodes MSLPLLPLLSLVALGQACLDPEEAYRFTGAVCRLTYPAALVLNEKTTRVIEAAFQHAKYPSIEGQKSMMVFGKVSYGLHNLEIHNLSIGHSEVELHAGEGIGFLISNVSAVFKGTLKYAYGSWLIRVSQTVDFEIESQIDLGVNPKLYCGAGKVAADTSDCFLTFHKLKLILQGDREPGWLKRVFTDFVTFTVKLVIKGQICKEINNVANILADFIQNQAEQFLSDGNITIDIGVTSAPVITSNYVESYHKGLTIYNGTKAVINGSVFHPSQLTEDHMLYFWLSDGVFNPLIAAAHHDGRFIRNISGAELMNLFKTDLSTEMPASIKQILASEAAVLTAWSVSVPQLWNVPDGTHVKAVAAVELSPGVPSADIPSLYFETEVEVSVQTSYADKKLILKAAPVKISIDKILQNQDTIALEDALVNYLTEAVERIGIPKVTSYLEPGLTALMDMQGLNLFDIINPEVVTQNGYVVVRMGFGFPHHLLVEFLKKTLV; translated from the exons ATGTCACTGCCGCTGCTCCCACTGCTCTCTCTGGTGGCTCTGGGTCAGGCGTGTCTGGATCCTGAGGAGGCGTATAGGTTCACAGGAGCCGTTTGCAGGCTCACCTATCCCGCCGCACTGGTCT TGAATGAGAAAACCACGCGTGTGATCGAGGCTGCTTTCCAGCATGCAAAATACCCCAGCATAGAGGGGCAGAAAAGCATGATGGTGTTTGGGAAAGTGTCCTACGGACTTCACAA TCTGGAGATCCACAACCTGTCTATCGGTCACAGTGAGGTGGAACTGCATGCTGGGGAAGGGATTGGCTTCCTCATCTCGAACGTGTCTGCAGTGTTCAAGGGGACTCTCAAATATGCCTACGGGAGCTGGCT GATTAGGGTGTCACAGACTGTTGACTTTGAGATTGAATCTCAAATTGACCTTGGTGTCAACCCAAAGCTTT aCTGCGGAGCTGGGAAGGTGGCTGCAGACACCTCTGACTGCTTCCTCACATTCCACAAACTCAAGCTGATTCTGCAGGGAGATAGAGA ACCTGGCTGGTTGAAACGAGTCTTCACAGATTTCGTCACCTTCACAGTGAAACTTGTCATTAAAGGCCAG ATTTGCAAGGAGATCAACAATGTAGCAAACATtctggcagacttcatacagaaCCAAGCAG AACAGTTTCTCAGTGATGGCAACATCACAATCGACATCGGAGTGACCTCAGCGCCAGTCATCACCTCCAACTACGTGGAGTCTTATCACAAG GGTCTGACCATCTATAATGGCACGAAAGCTGTCATCAATGGCTCGGTCTTCCACCCGTCTCAGCTGACCGAGGACCACATGCTGTACTTCTGGTTATCTGATGGCGTCTTTAACCCACTAATAGCTGCTGCTCACCACGACGGACGCTTCATCAGGAACATCAGTGGAGCTGAACTCATG AACCTCTTCAAGACAGACCTATCTACAGAAATGCCAGCCTCCATCAAGCAG ATCCTTGCCTCGGAGGCTGCTGTGTTGACCGCCTGGAGTGTAAGCGTGCCTCAGCTGTGGAACGTTCCCGACGGAACGCACGTGAAGGCGGTCGCTGCTGTAGAGCTGTCCCCTGGCGTCCCCAGCGCCGACATCCCCTCACTATACTTTGAGACG GAGGTGGAGGTTAGTGTGCAGACATCTTACGCAGACAAGAAACTCATTCTGAAGGCTGCGCCTGTTAA AATTTCCATAGATAAGATTCTTCAAAACCAAGATACCATTGCG CTGGAAGATGCCCTGGTGAATTACTTAACTGAAGCTGTAGAAAGGATTGGGATACCCAAAGTCACATCAT ACCTAGAGCCAGGCTTGACAGCTTTGATGGACATGCAGGGACTGAATTTGTTTGACATCATCAATCCTGAGGTGGTGACACAAAAT GGGTATGTGGTCGTCCGGATGGGATTTGGATTTCCTCATCATCTACTTGTTGAGTTTCTAAAGAAAACACTAGTGTAA